One Hyphomicrobium album genomic window carries:
- a CDS encoding asparaginase: MEDPILIEVTRGPLVESWHRGAVAVAAPSGALALRLGDVERLVYPRSAVKALQALPLIETGAADRFGFGAAEIALACGSHAGTERHTHLAAAMLERAGLSESALGCGAHAPLGASAANALIKAGETPTQLHNNCSGKHAGMLATAVHLKEPIKGYWEAAHPVQARVHEALADISGLPLGDDVRGFDGCSVPNWAMPLSAMARMFAKLVTGQGMTPERRAAVSRILDACWEFPDMVAGKSRADTVVMRALPRQVFMKTGAEGVYCGAFPELGLGFALKIDDGAKRAAAGAAISLVERLYPAARGLMPVGALKTWRGHEVGGVRSSPLYEDALAKLKV; this comes from the coding sequence ATGGAAGATCCGATCCTGATCGAAGTCACGCGCGGCCCGCTGGTCGAGAGCTGGCATCGCGGCGCGGTCGCCGTTGCGGCGCCATCCGGCGCGCTGGCGTTGCGCCTGGGCGACGTCGAGCGCTTGGTCTATCCGCGTTCGGCGGTGAAGGCGCTGCAGGCCCTGCCGCTGATCGAGACAGGCGCTGCCGATCGTTTCGGCTTCGGCGCGGCCGAGATCGCGCTCGCCTGCGGCTCGCACGCGGGCACGGAGCGGCACACGCATCTCGCCGCCGCCATGCTCGAGCGGGCCGGCTTGAGCGAGAGCGCGCTCGGCTGCGGGGCGCACGCTCCGCTCGGCGCCTCGGCTGCCAATGCGCTGATCAAGGCCGGCGAAACGCCGACGCAACTCCACAACAACTGCTCCGGCAAGCACGCGGGCATGCTGGCGACAGCCGTGCACTTGAAAGAGCCGATCAAGGGCTATTGGGAGGCGGCGCATCCGGTGCAGGCCCGCGTACACGAGGCGCTGGCCGACATTTCCGGGCTGCCGTTGGGAGATGACGTGCGGGGCTTCGACGGCTGCTCAGTGCCGAACTGGGCGATGCCGCTGTCGGCGATGGCGCGCATGTTCGCTAAGCTCGTCACGGGTCAGGGAATGACGCCGGAGCGACGCGCCGCCGTGTCGCGCATTCTCGATGCGTGCTGGGAGTTCCCCGACATGGTCGCCGGCAAGAGCCGCGCCGACACCGTCGTCATGCGCGCGCTGCCGCGGCAGGTGTTCATGAAGACGGGCGCCGAGGGCGTCTACTGCGGCGCTTTTCCCGAGCTGGGCCTGGGTTTCGCGTTGAAGATCGACGACGGCGCCAAGCGTGCGGCGGCCGGCGCGGCGATCTCGCTGGTCGAGCGTCTATATCCGGCGGCGCGCGGGCTGATGCCGGTCGGGGCGCTGAAGACGTGGCGCGGGCACGAGGTCGGCGGCGTGCGCTCGTCACCGCTGTACGAGGACGCCCTCGCCAAACTCAAGGTTTAG
- a CDS encoding TIGR03808 family TAT-translocated repetitive protein translates to MSPMTIDRRHMLSAGLAAGIAAGAAAGARPAEARKRASAAGDLGLVPGSTSDQTVALQAALDAATNRGEPLELPAGRFRIGALELRAGARLVGAAGATTLEFAGGEGFITADHADNILIEGLVLDGGYQMLGAADGLIDVRNSRGVRLRHLALSRSPANGISLMACAGSVADCTVSNTLQAAIRSVDAAGLEITHNDIAHCGNNGVQVWRSEPGEDGSIVTGNRIARIRADGGGTGENGNGVNVFRAGSVLVSGNRITDCAFSAVRGNASSNIQILANSCARLGEVAIYAEFGFEGALVANNVVDTAATGITLTNFNDGGRLGVVQGNLVRNLFRREQEPVDKRGHGITVEADTAITGNVVEGAPTAGIVIGWGAYMREVVATGNLVRASRVGILVSTDRAAGACVLANNMISGASDGAIRAMDAAGNPTGPELTHGGSSEKLLAIAGNLSV, encoded by the coding sequence ATGAGCCCCATGACCATCGATCGCCGCCATATGCTGTCCGCCGGCCTCGCCGCTGGCATCGCTGCCGGTGCCGCCGCTGGCGCACGCCCGGCCGAGGCGCGCAAGCGCGCGTCGGCGGCCGGCGACCTCGGTCTCGTTCCCGGCAGCACCTCCGATCAAACGGTGGCACTGCAGGCCGCGCTCGACGCCGCCACGAACCGAGGTGAGCCGCTCGAGCTCCCCGCCGGGCGCTTTCGCATAGGCGCGCTCGAATTGCGCGCCGGTGCACGCCTCGTCGGCGCTGCCGGCGCGACGACCTTGGAGTTCGCCGGTGGCGAAGGCTTCATCACCGCCGACCACGCCGACAACATCCTCATCGAAGGTCTGGTGCTCGACGGCGGTTACCAGATGCTTGGCGCCGCCGACGGCCTGATCGACGTGCGCAACTCACGCGGCGTGCGCTTGCGGCACCTCGCTCTGAGCCGCAGCCCCGCCAACGGCATCTCGCTCATGGCTTGTGCAGGTTCCGTCGCCGACTGCACCGTCTCGAATACTTTGCAGGCGGCCATCCGCAGCGTCGACGCCGCCGGTCTCGAAATCACGCACAACGACATCGCCCACTGCGGCAACAACGGCGTCCAGGTGTGGCGCTCCGAGCCCGGCGAGGACGGCAGCATCGTCACCGGCAACCGCATCGCGCGCATCCGCGCCGACGGCGGCGGCACCGGCGAGAACGGCAACGGCGTGAACGTTTTTCGCGCCGGCAGCGTGCTCGTCTCGGGCAACCGCATCACCGATTGCGCCTTCAGCGCCGTGCGCGGCAACGCGTCCTCCAACATCCAGATCCTCGCCAATTCGTGCGCGCGCCTCGGCGAAGTGGCGATCTACGCCGAGTTCGGCTTCGAGGGCGCGCTCGTCGCCAACAATGTCGTCGACACCGCGGCGACCGGCATCACGCTCACCAACTTCAACGACGGCGGACGCCTCGGCGTCGTGCAGGGCAACCTCGTGCGCAACCTGTTCCGCCGCGAGCAGGAGCCGGTCGACAAGCGCGGCCACGGCATCACCGTGGAGGCCGACACGGCCATAACCGGCAACGTCGTCGAAGGTGCACCGACCGCCGGCATCGTCATCGGCTGGGGCGCCTATATGCGTGAGGTAGTGGCGACGGGGAACCTGGTGCGCGCCTCGCGCGTCGGCATCCTCGTTTCGACGGACCGGGCGGCCGGCGCCTGCGTGCTCGCCAACAACATGATCTCCGGCGCGAGCGATGGGGCTATCCGCGCCATGGACGCGGCCGGCAACCCCACCGGCCCTGAGCTGACGCACGGCGGCAGCTCCGAAAAGCTGCTCGCTATCGCCGGCAACCTGTCGGTCTGA
- a CDS encoding pyroglutamyl-peptidase I family protein yields MTSQRPTVLLTGFGAFPGIAANATETLVPQLAAAARERFPDYDIVDAVLPVDWNRAPELLQSLLSANAPRLALHFGISQGAEDFRIERVSRNVCEPRHDACGALPAEVAVVKSGADTLSTTLPIERIVERLKAIGVPCCTSDDAGAYLCNALLYHSLAAASTQARPHIAGFVHIPAALAAGACDPAEIVECRLTWPTAVAGGLEIIATCLEDAPA; encoded by the coding sequence GTGACCTCACAGCGCCCCACAGTTCTACTCACCGGCTTCGGCGCGTTTCCCGGCATTGCCGCCAACGCCACCGAGACGCTCGTGCCGCAGCTCGCCGCCGCCGCGCGTGAGCGCTTTCCCGATTATGACATCGTCGATGCGGTGCTTCCCGTCGATTGGAACCGGGCACCCGAGCTGCTGCAATCCCTCCTCAGTGCGAATGCGCCACGCCTGGCGCTGCACTTCGGCATATCCCAGGGCGCGGAGGACTTCCGGATCGAGCGGGTCTCCCGCAACGTCTGCGAGCCCCGCCATGACGCCTGCGGCGCGCTGCCAGCGGAGGTCGCCGTGGTGAAGTCCGGCGCCGACACGCTTTCCACGACGCTGCCGATCGAACGCATCGTCGAGCGGCTGAAGGCAATCGGCGTCCCATGTTGTACCTCCGACGACGCCGGCGCCTACCTGTGCAATGCCCTGCTCTATCATTCGCTGGCCGCCGCGAGCACCCAGGCGAGACCGCATATCGCGGGCTTCGTTCACATCCCGGCCGCGCTGGCCGCCGGCGCCTGCGACCCCGCCGAAATCGTCGAATGCCGGCTGACCTGGCCCACGGCGGTGGCCGGCGGCCTGGAAATCATCGCAACCTGCCTCGAGGATGCGCCTGCCTAA
- the meaB gene encoding methylmalonyl Co-A mutase-associated GTPase MeaB produces MQTAAAATGPSLDAYVEGVRSGDRAMLARAITLVESTKAQHQARAQQLLQALLPAKTGALRLGVTGVPGVGKSTTIDELGMNLVGMGRRVAVLAVDPTSKRTGGSILGDKTRMNRLAQEPNAFIRPSPTSGTLGGVTRKTRETMALCEAAGFDVIIVETVGVGQSEIAVADMVDFFLVLLLAGGGDDLQGIKKGIIEIADMIAINKADGDNVTRAERAAAEYRAALQILNPPSPTWTPTVITISGRENKGLDKLWDSILAHKKALTASGEFDERRQRQAVAWMRDMLSDRIMGAVQANAQVAQRLPQLEADVREGRLLPTLAVDEIMALAGIRA; encoded by the coding sequence ATGCAAACCGCCGCCGCCGCAACGGGACCCTCGCTCGACGCCTACGTCGAGGGCGTGCGCTCCGGCGACCGGGCAATGCTGGCGCGCGCCATCACGCTCGTCGAAAGCACCAAAGCCCAGCATCAGGCGCGGGCGCAGCAATTGCTGCAGGCCCTGTTGCCGGCGAAGACCGGCGCCTTGCGGCTCGGCGTCACCGGCGTGCCGGGCGTCGGCAAGTCGACGACCATCGACGAACTCGGCATGAATCTCGTCGGCATGGGGCGTCGCGTCGCCGTGCTCGCCGTCGACCCGACGTCGAAGCGCACCGGGGGCTCCATCCTCGGCGACAAGACGCGCATGAACCGGCTGGCACAGGAGCCGAACGCCTTCATCCGGCCATCGCCCACCTCCGGCACGCTCGGCGGCGTCACCCGCAAGACACGCGAGACGATGGCGTTGTGTGAAGCGGCCGGCTTCGACGTGATCATCGTCGAGACGGTGGGCGTCGGCCAGTCGGAGATCGCCGTCGCCGACATGGTCGACTTCTTCCTCGTGCTGCTGCTCGCCGGCGGCGGCGACGACCTGCAGGGCATCAAGAAGGGCATCATCGAGATCGCCGACATGATCGCCATCAACAAGGCGGACGGCGACAACGTCACGCGCGCCGAGCGCGCCGCCGCGGAATATCGCGCGGCGCTGCAGATCCTCAACCCGCCGTCGCCGACCTGGACGCCGACGGTCATCACCATCTCCGGCCGCGAGAACAAGGGCCTCGACAAGCTGTGGGACAGCATCCTCGCGCATAAGAAGGCACTCACCGCGTCGGGCGAATTCGACGAGCGCCGTCAGCGTCAGGCCGTCGCCTGGATGCGCGACATGCTGTCCGACCGCATCATGGGCGCGGTGCAGGCCAATGCGCAGGTCGCGCAGCGACTGCCGCAGCTGGAGGCCGACGTGCGCGAGGGACGCCTGTTGCCCACGCTTGCCGTCGACGAGATAATGGCGTTGGCCGGCATTCGAGCGTAA
- a CDS encoding alpha/beta hydrolase, with the protein MPALSGLMLAALGLLAALVVYFLAWRATAHRSIATQALVRGGLFVLLAVPLAAVFLLSPTMHRAFDKREPQLSSPLDDEAPPTPTAKSDAKPRGRLGDPADGSSPPMATMAREAAWDVVPVFFGTDREEKPDPKRLAYSAERGRRLELGRAMVTVPKSHQVPNVERPWVVKIPYFDVTIYEQAEDPAQHFTMQEMKKLSQTDFVALVGERLTASNRYKDHALVFVHGYNTSFDNAVYRTGQIAYDLKFDGAAFLYSWPSGGAVASYTYDRESAQASEPYMRAFLDLVIKQSGAKSVSIIAHSMGNQPLMDVLKDMRNAAPEVAINEVILAAPDVDADNFANVAQRIEGIARGVTLYAAANDRALIVSRNFWQNPRAGDVTASGPLIVPGIETIDVTAASTDSFALNHSGYAENNELLQDIGKLILSGLRPPDQRLPALKRTSSPKGDYWRYTAP; encoded by the coding sequence ATGCCCGCGCTTTCCGGCCTGATGTTGGCGGCGCTGGGGCTTCTGGCGGCGCTCGTCGTCTATTTTCTCGCCTGGCGCGCGACCGCCCACCGCTCGATTGCGACGCAGGCGCTGGTGCGCGGCGGCTTGTTCGTGCTGCTCGCCGTCCCGCTCGCGGCGGTATTTCTTCTCAGCCCGACGATGCACCGCGCCTTCGACAAGCGCGAGCCGCAGCTTTCCTCGCCGCTCGATGACGAGGCGCCCCCGACGCCGACGGCGAAGTCGGATGCCAAGCCCCGAGGTCGCTTGGGTGATCCGGCTGACGGTTCCAGTCCGCCGATGGCGACAATGGCCCGGGAGGCAGCATGGGATGTGGTGCCGGTGTTCTTCGGCACCGACCGCGAGGAGAAGCCTGACCCAAAGCGCCTGGCCTACAGCGCCGAGCGTGGTCGCCGGTTGGAGCTGGGTCGCGCAATGGTGACAGTGCCCAAGAGCCATCAGGTTCCGAACGTCGAGCGGCCGTGGGTGGTCAAGATCCCGTATTTCGACGTGACGATCTACGAGCAGGCGGAGGATCCGGCCCAGCATTTCACCATGCAGGAGATGAAGAAGCTGTCGCAGACGGACTTCGTCGCGCTGGTGGGCGAGCGTCTCACGGCATCGAACCGCTACAAGGATCACGCGCTCGTTTTCGTGCACGGCTACAACACGTCTTTCGACAATGCGGTCTACCGCACAGGGCAGATCGCCTACGACTTGAAGTTCGACGGCGCGGCGTTCCTCTACAGCTGGCCCTCCGGCGGTGCCGTGGCGAGCTACACCTACGACCGCGAGAGCGCGCAGGCGTCGGAGCCGTACATGCGCGCGTTCCTCGATCTCGTCATCAAGCAATCGGGGGCGAAGTCGGTCAGCATCATCGCCCACTCGATGGGCAACCAGCCGCTGATGGATGTCTTGAAGGACATGCGCAACGCCGCGCCGGAGGTGGCTATCAACGAAGTGATCCTTGCTGCTCCCGACGTCGACGCCGACAATTTCGCCAACGTCGCGCAGCGTATCGAGGGGATTGCCCGGGGTGTCACGCTCTATGCCGCCGCCAACGACCGGGCGCTGATCGTATCACGCAACTTCTGGCAAAATCCGCGGGCCGGCGACGTTACGGCTTCTGGCCCCCTGATCGTGCCGGGCATCGAAACCATTGATGTGACAGCGGCGTCCACAGACAGTTTCGCCTTAAATCACTCGGGTTACGCGGAGAACAACGAGCTGTTGCAGGATATTGGTAAGCTCATTCTGAGCGGCCTGCGTCCGCCCGATCAGCGGTTGCCGGCCCTCAAGCGCACGTCCTCGCCAAAGGGGGACTATTGGCGCTATACGGCGCCCTAA
- a CDS encoding alpha/beta hydrolase — MFARKTIAVTSLLALLALFSVLMHGAADAQSRWPPWQSYGEAEDASRKKPRKARPGETALLNRQIAQLKAAGKYAEAIPLAQKALALAEKKGATSPDVANALDTLASLYEAQNNYAEAEPLLKRSLAIREEATGQPGVAASRERLAVTYDKLGRSADAQATREETIVVGKGGGNGAAMKEAPSAEVAVKEKAAQEAKKAAEEAKETAEEDLARKQAEQQQAKQEPAKPDAPLPRYSARPVEPQEPAGGAAPPDAAPPAAAPDDPATVQIPAADGAGSSGGGGASTAEAPPAAANGQPHVPEPPVGAPSSDAGEMKPGAPAPDSAEAAKAEEPAKGEIESPSWLRLEREAPPPVAEPSPPRPPPAAANGTPPADAAPPPEGAFGGAPPPMAEAAPPADGDDAAGPPVATAQPPPPPPDAVPPPALPDTGTDQDGVGRGRADAKRMGAPRAPSAAAPAPVTEAPTGGGAAAPPAGPEGDWQVVPVYWGTDRAVQPNAQRLVFGSDRARKLQLGMAEITVPKVHEVPNVERPWVVKIPYFDVTIYAEKEDAKKHFTVKEIKALSREELVALVKARLKDSKIFKDQALVFVHGYNTSFDNALYRTAQIAYDLDFDGAPFLYSWPSGGAVASYTYDRESAQASEPYLREFLQMVVKETGAKQVSIIAHSMGNQPVMDVLRDMRNAAPEGVEISQVILAAPDVDADSFSNLAKTIQGLAKNVTLYVAGNDRALIVSRNFWGSYRAGDVPPAGPLILPGIDTIDVTAASTDTFAINHSGYAANNKLLDDVGELLKTGLRPPEKRVLKPDKVTIQAGDYWKYVPSLAAPVVTGSPP, encoded by the coding sequence GTGTTCGCCCGAAAAACGATTGCCGTTACGAGCCTTCTGGCGCTGCTCGCGCTGTTCTCAGTGCTGATGCACGGCGCCGCCGACGCCCAATCGCGCTGGCCGCCGTGGCAAAGTTACGGTGAAGCGGAGGATGCGTCTCGCAAGAAGCCGCGCAAGGCTCGGCCGGGCGAAACCGCCCTGCTCAACCGGCAGATCGCCCAGCTGAAGGCCGCCGGCAAGTATGCCGAGGCGATACCGCTGGCGCAGAAGGCGCTGGCGCTGGCGGAAAAGAAAGGTGCGACGAGCCCTGACGTCGCCAATGCACTCGATACGCTCGCCTCGCTCTATGAGGCACAGAACAACTACGCGGAAGCCGAGCCGCTCTTGAAGCGCTCGCTGGCCATCCGCGAGGAGGCAACAGGGCAACCGGGCGTCGCTGCGTCGCGCGAGCGTCTTGCCGTCACCTATGACAAGCTCGGTCGTTCGGCTGACGCGCAGGCCACGCGCGAGGAGACGATCGTCGTAGGCAAGGGCGGCGGCAACGGCGCGGCCATGAAAGAAGCGCCCAGTGCCGAGGTTGCCGTGAAGGAAAAGGCCGCCCAGGAAGCAAAGAAGGCCGCCGAAGAAGCGAAGGAAACGGCTGAGGAAGACCTGGCGCGGAAACAAGCAGAGCAGCAGCAAGCCAAGCAAGAGCCGGCCAAGCCGGACGCGCCGCTGCCGCGCTACAGCGCGCGGCCGGTCGAGCCGCAGGAGCCTGCCGGTGGCGCCGCACCGCCCGATGCTGCCCCGCCTGCGGCAGCGCCCGATGATCCTGCCACCGTCCAGATCCCGGCGGCGGACGGAGCCGGTTCATCCGGTGGCGGTGGCGCGAGCACGGCCGAGGCCCCGCCCGCCGCAGCCAACGGCCAGCCGCACGTGCCCGAGCCGCCGGTCGGCGCGCCGAGTAGCGATGCGGGCGAGATGAAGCCGGGAGCGCCGGCGCCCGATTCCGCTGAAGCCGCCAAAGCGGAGGAGCCCGCAAAGGGCGAAATTGAGTCTCCCTCCTGGTTGCGCTTGGAGCGCGAGGCTCCGCCACCGGTCGCCGAGCCCTCGCCTCCTCGTCCTCCACCTGCAGCAGCCAACGGTACCCCTCCTGCAGACGCCGCTCCGCCGCCCGAGGGCGCCTTCGGCGGTGCCCCTCCGCCGATGGCCGAGGCTGCCCCGCCGGCGGATGGAGACGACGCGGCGGGACCGCCCGTTGCGACCGCACAGCCGCCGCCTCCCCCTCCGGACGCCGTGCCACCGCCGGCGCTGCCTGACACTGGAACGGATCAAGACGGTGTCGGACGTGGCCGCGCCGACGCAAAGCGTATGGGGGCGCCGCGGGCTCCGTCGGCTGCCGCACCGGCGCCCGTTACGGAAGCACCCACAGGCGGCGGCGCCGCTGCTCCGCCCGCCGGACCGGAAGGCGACTGGCAGGTCGTTCCCGTCTATTGGGGAACCGACCGCGCCGTTCAGCCGAACGCGCAACGGCTGGTGTTCGGCTCTGATCGCGCGCGCAAGCTGCAGCTCGGCATGGCCGAGATCACCGTGCCGAAGGTGCACGAGGTGCCGAACGTCGAGCGGCCGTGGGTGGTGAAGATCCCCTATTTCGACGTGACGATCTACGCCGAGAAGGAAGACGCGAAGAAGCACTTCACGGTGAAGGAGATCAAGGCCCTCAGCCGCGAGGAATTGGTGGCGCTGGTGAAGGCGCGCCTCAAGGATTCAAAAATCTTCAAGGATCAGGCGCTCGTCTTCGTGCACGGCTACAACACGTCGTTCGACAACGCGCTCTACCGCACGGCGCAGATTGCCTACGACCTCGACTTCGACGGCGCGCCGTTCCTCTACAGCTGGCCGTCGGGCGGGGCAGTGGCGAGCTACACCTACGATCGCGAGAGCGCGCAGGCGTCCGAGCCGTACCTGCGCGAGTTCCTGCAAATGGTCGTGAAGGAGACCGGCGCGAAGCAGGTGAGTATCATCGCGCATTCGATGGGCAACCAGCCGGTGATGGACGTGCTGCGCGACATGCGCAACGCGGCGCCGGAAGGCGTCGAGATCAGCCAGGTGATCCTCGCCGCCCCCGATGTCGACGCCGACAGCTTCTCCAACCTCGCCAAGACGATCCAGGGGCTTGCCAAGAACGTCACGCTCTATGTGGCGGGCAACGATCGGGCGCTGATCGTGTCGCGCAACTTCTGGGGCAGCTACCGCGCCGGCGACGTGCCGCCGGCCGGGCCGCTGATCCTGCCGGGCATCGACACCATCGACGTGACGGCCGCCTCGACCGACACGTTCGCCATCAACCACTCGGGCTATGCCGCCAACAACAAGCTGCTCGACGACGTCGGCGAGCTCCTGAAGACGGGACTTCGGCCCCCGGAGAAGCGGGTTCTCAAGCCGGACAAGGTCACCATCCAGGCCGGCGATTACTGGAAATACGTGCCATCGCTTGCGGCGCCGGTGGTCACCGGGTCGCCTCCATAA
- a CDS encoding C40 family peptidase, whose protein sequence is MHRYLIATGLAVLALLAIAGTPFALTPPTPIPAERPDALAQSETAPATQPPAAAPSAPTPAPVPAPQPATGGEPPPLEEEVVQEVWPMPVEDFLAGKYLERADVVLTRREWDVASWAIRWATNSPFSHSAMVFTGPQFESGYTSTFVIEAGTGGVDLTNLRDYIADKSAFIAIKRFRKEWFDEPKQSRVRGLLLDKIKASYNYWAIGSIARSLWFGVERSVTGERDAVRNFRERNWDAPNEFICSGLVQVGFVEAAIEYIKAGQLPASALNEVVFEPEAATRLPAQEDWGYLDDETSKTTAVLFRKQNFDALQSVTPENLAASDKLEWLYFIKNGMVYKVASYDDVRKLIE, encoded by the coding sequence ATGCATCGCTATCTCATCGCAACCGGACTGGCGGTTCTGGCGCTTCTCGCCATTGCCGGAACGCCTTTCGCCCTGACGCCGCCGACCCCGATCCCGGCCGAGCGCCCCGATGCGCTGGCGCAAAGTGAGACTGCGCCCGCCACACAACCGCCAGCAGCAGCCCCGTCTGCACCGACGCCGGCCCCCGTGCCCGCCCCGCAACCCGCCACTGGCGGGGAGCCGCCGCCGCTCGAGGAAGAGGTCGTCCAAGAGGTGTGGCCGATGCCCGTCGAGGATTTCCTCGCCGGCAAGTATCTCGAGCGTGCCGACGTGGTGCTGACGCGCCGCGAATGGGACGTCGCCTCGTGGGCCATCCGCTGGGCGACCAACTCGCCGTTCTCGCACTCGGCGATGGTGTTCACCGGGCCGCAGTTCGAGTCGGGCTACACGAGCACCTTCGTCATCGAAGCGGGCACCGGCGGCGTCGATCTCACCAACCTGCGCGACTACATCGCCGACAAGAGCGCCTTCATCGCCATCAAGCGGTTCCGCAAGGAATGGTTCGACGAGCCCAAGCAGTCGCGCGTGCGCGGGCTGCTGCTCGACAAGATCAAGGCGAGCTATAACTACTGGGCGATCGGCTCGATCGCGCGCAGCCTGTGGTTCGGCGTGGAGCGCAGCGTCACCGGCGAGCGCGACGCGGTGCGCAATTTCCGTGAGCGCAATTGGGACGCGCCGAACGAGTTCATCTGCTCGGGCCTGGTTCAGGTCGGCTTCGTCGAAGCGGCGATCGAATACATCAAGGCGGGGCAATTGCCAGCCTCGGCGCTGAACGAGGTCGTCTTCGAGCCGGAGGCGGCGACACGTCTGCCCGCGCAGGAGGACTGGGGCTACCTTGACGACGAGACGTCCAAGACGACGGCGGTGCTGTTCAGGAAGCAGAACTTCGACGCGCTGCAATCAGTGACGCCGGAGAACCTCGCCGCCAGCGACAAGCTCGAGTGGCTCTACTTCATCAAGAACGGCATGGTCTACAAGGTCGCCAGCTACGACGACGTGCGCAAGCTCATCGAGTGA
- a CDS encoding ATP phosphoribosyltransferase regulatory subunit, whose product MNSATALEAVMGAAQPVNFEALEAQARTLLAVFIAAGYEAVAPDIIQPAGVFLDVVGEALRGRTYVFTDLSGEELCLRPDLTVPTCRLYLQRHPHADREAFYSYNGPAFRFQPASADASHPREFRQAGIEAFGDKDASEADARTLVLMLRALQQAGLPGWRLRIGDVGLFDALLAAGDMPERWRRRLRHQFWRPDAFRAELKRLSSGPARSAASFPRALIDKLDPEDAAGAELLVTEYLDAGNVELIGVRSAAEIAEGLLAVAADAKAPPLKPDTAALIDAYVRTRVPAPQATTALRDLVGTGSERFAAALEAYDRRCMLLAESGVDIAAMEFSAEFGRSVGYYTGFVFEIVVDALGPTSPVGGGGRYDGLLKAVGAPRNVPAVGGAVHTERLLTVVRGGKR is encoded by the coding sequence TTGAACTCAGCTACAGCTCTGGAAGCGGTTATGGGCGCGGCGCAGCCGGTAAATTTCGAGGCACTCGAGGCGCAAGCGCGCACGCTGCTGGCTGTTTTCATCGCAGCGGGCTACGAGGCCGTGGCGCCCGACATCATTCAGCCGGCGGGCGTATTCCTCGACGTGGTCGGCGAGGCGCTGCGCGGGCGCACCTATGTGTTCACCGACTTGAGCGGCGAGGAGCTGTGCCTGCGGCCCGACCTTACGGTGCCGACGTGCCGGCTCTACCTGCAGCGGCACCCGCACGCCGACCGCGAGGCTTTCTACAGCTACAACGGCCCCGCCTTCCGCTTCCAGCCGGCGAGCGCCGACGCATCGCACCCGCGCGAATTCCGCCAGGCGGGTATCGAAGCCTTCGGCGACAAGGACGCGAGCGAAGCTGATGCGCGCACGCTCGTGCTCATGCTGCGCGCGCTGCAGCAGGCGGGACTTCCCGGCTGGCGGTTGCGCATCGGCGATGTCGGCTTGTTCGACGCGCTGCTTGCTGCCGGCGATATGCCGGAGCGTTGGCGGCGGCGGCTGCGGCACCAATTCTGGCGTCCGGACGCGTTCCGTGCCGAGCTGAAGCGACTATCGAGCGGCCCGGCTCGGTCGGCGGCGTCGTTTCCGCGCGCGCTGATCGACAAACTCGATCCCGAGGATGCCGCCGGCGCCGAGCTGCTGGTGACGGAGTATCTGGACGCGGGCAACGTGGAGCTCATTGGCGTACGCTCGGCAGCGGAGATCGCCGAGGGCCTGCTTGCCGTCGCCGCCGATGCGAAGGCACCGCCGCTGAAACCGGATACGGCGGCGCTGATTGACGCGTACGTGCGCACGCGCGTGCCGGCACCGCAGGCGACCACCGCGCTGCGCGACCTGGTCGGTACCGGAAGCGAGCGCTTTGCCGCGGCGCTCGAGGCCTATGATCGGCGCTGCATGCTGCTTGCCGAAAGCGGCGTCGACATCGCCGCGATGGAGTTCTCCGCCGAGTTCGGGCGCAGCGTCGGGTACTACACCGGGTTCGTGTTCGAGATCGTAGTCGATGCGCTCGGGCCGACGAGCCCGGTTGGCGGCGGCGGCCGCTACGACGGCCTGTTGAAGGCGGTGGGTGCGCCGCGCAACGTGCCCGCCGTCGGCGGCGCCGTGCACACCGAACGCCTGCTAACCGTCGTGCGCGGGGGCAAGCGATGA
- the hisG gene encoding ATP phosphoribosyltransferase, with product MSTRLTFAVPSKGRLMEQTAEFLGKSGLKLRKVGNERGYRGEVEGVDGIDVAFISASEIVSALNNGRAHIGVTGEDLVRENIVNADERVALLKPLGFGHANVVVAVPSCWIDVNEVSDLEAAAVAFRREHGRPFRVATKYLNLARRFLSGKGLADYRIVESLGATEGTPAAGTADLIVDITSTGATLAANGLKVLEDGVILRSEANLVASRMATWAPETKKARDTLLARLGISHTLA from the coding sequence ATGAGCACGCGGCTGACATTTGCGGTGCCGTCGAAGGGGCGGCTGATGGAGCAGACGGCCGAGTTCCTCGGCAAGTCGGGCCTGAAGCTGCGCAAGGTCGGCAACGAGCGCGGCTACCGCGGCGAGGTCGAGGGCGTCGACGGCATCGACGTCGCGTTCATCTCCGCATCCGAGATCGTCTCCGCGTTGAACAACGGACGCGCACACATCGGCGTCACCGGCGAGGATCTGGTACGCGAGAACATCGTCAACGCCGACGAGCGCGTGGCGCTCCTGAAGCCGCTCGGCTTCGGGCATGCCAATGTGGTCGTCGCGGTGCCGTCGTGCTGGATCGACGTGAACGAGGTGAGCGATCTGGAGGCTGCGGCCGTTGCGTTCCGGCGCGAGCACGGGCGGCCGTTCCGCGTGGCGACCAAGTACCTGAACTTGGCGCGCCGCTTCCTGTCGGGCAAAGGCCTGGCCGACTACCGCATCGTGGAAAGCCTGGGCGCCACCGAAGGCACGCCGGCCGCCGGCACGGCCGATCTCATTGTCGACATCACATCGACCGGGGCGACGCTCGCTGCCAACGGCCTGAAGGTGCTCGAGGACGGCGTCATCCTGCGGTCGGAGGCGAACCTCGTCGCCTCGCGCATGGCGACGTGGGCGCCGGAAACGAAAAAGGCGCGCGATACTCTGCTCGCGCGCCTCGGTATTTCTCACACTCTAGCCTAG